In Raphanus sativus cultivar WK10039 chromosome 5, ASM80110v3, whole genome shotgun sequence, the following proteins share a genomic window:
- the LOC108861764 gene encoding uncharacterized protein LOC108861764: MPSSSQSSVGSGALSHAYIQHPSLRCNVPDSRGLFYDDANRLLICVTSDQVFSWETAPPFNPDVSPSVDSISDGPILSVRFSLDKKVIAVQRSDCEIQFFHRETKKTLTHKCRPGSESILGFFWSDSPLCDLAVVKTSGMDLFACDSAMNLRLVETKKVNVNWYIYTHESRLVLLASGLQCKTIAGFQLSTAGVVRLPKFEMTLATTESNSKPIISPGDVHLVTVYGRIYCLQVDREAMLLNTYRFYRDAVVQQGSLPIYSSKLSVSVVDNLLLVHQIDAKVVIIYDLFVDSRAPVSAPLPLLWRGYQGSDSSSQAANMENESAESSTSNENIVMYEDAWTFLVPDLILDQTNKVLWRVHLDLEAISASSSDRTSLLEFLQRRKLDANKAKQLCLGIARALILERRPATQVTQAIDVLVTAYSYSVKAGIYKELKNEKTTPTDGASSPGNERGRASGSSIDEEEEVEINVPSGPADEQQESQLSSPAISPDELYKFVFASVEETMVEESDYLVAIITEFLRSISAEKLKVDLNIYVMTIRLLAHSKRFAELSLFITNKIIEPSKEVALQLLESGRQNLRVSKLGLDMLRQLSLHHEYISSLVQDGYYLEALRYAQKRKVTSVRSSLFLEAAFASNDMQHLAAILRVLSELIPGFKETSEYYTFHGLLNETSSSVAV; this comes from the exons AT GCCTTCAAGTTCACAGTCAAGTGTCGGCTCTGGTGCTTTGTCACATGCGTATATACAACATCCATCCCTACGTTGCAATGTTCCTGACTCCAGGGGGTTGTTCTACGATGATGCCAACAGATTGCTAATATGCGTCACATCTGATCAG GTCTTTTCATGGGAAACAGCTCCTCCCTTTAATCCTGATGTATCTCCTTCAGTTGATTCTATAAGTGACGGGCCTATCCTATCTGTCAGATTCTCTCTTGATAAAAAAGTTATAGCTGTCCAGAGATCTGACTGTGAAATCCAGTTTTTTCATCGAGAGACCAAGAAAACACTTACCCACAAATGCAGGCCAGGGTCAGAGAGCATTCTCGGATTCTTCTGGAGCGACTCTCCGTTATGTGATCTTGCAGTTGTAAAAACCAG TGGCATGGACTTGTTTGCTTGTGATTCTGCGATGAATCTACGTTTGGTGGAAACCAAGAAAGTGAATGTGAATTGGTACATCTACACACATGAGTCTCGACTGGTTCTTCTTGCATCAGGGTTGCAGTGCAAGACAATTGCTGGGTTTCAG CTTTCCACTGCAGGAGTTGTTCGTTTGCCGAAATTTGAGATGACCCTGGCTACAACTGAATCAAACAGCAAACCTATTATCTCCCCTGGAGATGTCCACTTAGTCACTGT CTATGGCCGAATATATTGCTTACAAGTGGACAGAGAAGCTATGCTTCTCAATACATACAGGTTCTACCGTGATGCAGTCGTTCAACAA GGTTCGTTGCCAATATACTCAAGCAAATTGTCGGTGAGTGTGGTTGACAACTTATTGCTTGTCCACCAAATCGATGCAAAGGTTGTTATCATCTACGACTTATTTGTGGATTCTCGAGCTCCCGTCTCTGCTCCTCTTCCTTTACTGTGGAGGGGTTACCAAGGCTCCGACTCATCGTCCCAAGCTGCTAACATGGAAAACGAAAGCGCAGAATCATCTACAAGCAATGAAAACATAGTCATGTATGAAGATGCATGGACCTTTCTGGTTCCAGACCTTATCCTGGATCAGACTAACAAGGTTCTCTGGAGGGTACATTTGGATCTTGAG GCAATTTCCGCTAGCAGCTCAGACAGGACGTCTCTTCTAGAGTTTCTACAGCGAAGGAAGCTGGACGCAAATAAG GCCAAACAACTGTGCTTGGGGATAGCAAGGGCTCTTATTCTGGAACGCAGACCAGCAACTCAGGTTACACAGGCAATAGATGTACTGGTCACAGCATATTCGTACTCGGTTAAAGCTGGTATATACAAGGAACTAAAGAACGAAAAGACTACTCCAACTGATGGAGCATCATCTCCTG GTAACGAAAGAGGTAGAGCATCTGGAAGCAgtattgatgaagaagaagaagttgaaatAAATGTACCATCTGGTCCTGCTGATGAGCAGCAGGAATCTCAGCTTTCATCACCAGCCATTTCACCTGATGAGCTCTACAAGTTTGTGTTTGCTTCTGTGGAGGAAACGATGGTTGAGGAATCTGACTACCTAGTTGCTATCATAACTGAGTTCCTTCGCAG TATAAGCGCAGAGAAACTCAAAGTGGATCTCAACATTTATGTGATGACCATCAGACTTTTAGCACACAGTAAACGATTTGCAGAACTGTCACTATTCATCACAAACAAG ATAATCGAACCATCAAAGGAAGTCGCGCTCCAGCTTCTCGAGAGTGGTCGTCAAAACCTGCGGGTAAGTAAACTTGGGCTTGATATGCTGAGACAGCTCTCGTTGCACCATGAGTATATCTCTTCCCTTGTGCAAGATGGATACTATCTTGAAGCTCTGCGTTATGCTCAGAAGCGTAAG GTGACGAGTGTGCGATCGTCACTGTTTCTGGAAGCAGCATTCGCGTCGAATGATATGCAACATTTGGCTGCAATACTAAGGGTCTTGTCGGAACTGATTCCTGGATTCAAAGAAACTTCAGAGTATTACACGTTCCATGGTCTTCTTAATGAGACCAGTTCCTCAGTTGCTGTCTGA
- the LOC130495254 gene encoding zinc finger CCCH domain-containing protein 36-like, whose translation MDTSRKRGPPEAGSNGGGGFKKSKLEMESTGLGSKSKPCTKFFSTSGCPFGENCHFLHYVPGGYNAVAQLTNMAPPMPQVSRNMQGSGAGGGRFSGSGHVSSFGASATAKISVDASLAGAIIGKGGVSSKQIYRQTGAKLTIQDHERDPNLKNIELEGTFEQINEASVMVRELIGRLNSAARRPPGGGGIGSEGKPHPGSNFKTKMCERFSKGSCTFGDRCHFAHGEAELRRSGIS comes from the exons ATGGATACTAGTCGTAAGAGAGGACCGCCTGAAGCTGGCTCCAATGGCGGCGGCGGGTTTAAAAAGTCTAAGCTAG AGATGGAATCAACTGGTTTAGGAAGCAAATCCAAGCCATGCACTAAATTTTTCAG CACTTCTGGCTGTCCTTTTGGAGAGAACTGCCATTTCTTGCATTATGTTCCCGGAGGATACAATGCTGTAGCACAGCTGACAAACATGGCACCACCCATGCCTCAAGTTTCAAGAAACATGCAAGGATCCGGTGCTGGTGGAGGGAGATTCTCTGGTTCTGGCCACGTCTCCAGCTTTGGTGCCTCTGCCACTGCGAAAATCAGCGTTGATGCTTCATTGGCTGGCGCGATCATTGGAAAAGGTGGAGTCAGTTCTAAACAGATATATCGTCAAACTGGGGCGAAGTTAACGATTCAAGATCACGAGAGAGACCCGAACCTGAAGAACATTGAGCTTGAAGGAACGTTTGAGCAGATAAACGAAGCCAGCGTGATGGTTAGAGAGCTGATCGGAAGGCTCAACTCGGCAGCTAGGAGACCACCTGGTGGTGGTGGGATTGGTTCTGAAGGGAAACCGCATCCAGGGAGCAACTTCAAGACGAAGATGTGTGAGAGATTCTCTAAAGGAAGCTGTACATTTGGTGATAGATGTCACTTTGCACACGGGGAAGCGGAGCTACGCAGGTCAGGAATCTCCTAA
- the LOC108858942 gene encoding xyloglucan endotransglucosylase/hydrolase protein 2-like: protein MKFQTNKREYIFSVLDFVLVLFLISTVDARAPGGRTFDDNYYVTWGNVLKLNQGTEVQLSMDQTAGSGFNSKHKFGSGFFEMRIKLPPKDTAGVVTTFYLTSKGDTQDELDFEFLGDREGKPIHIQTNVFINGQGNREQKFVLWFDPSADFHTYGILWNPYQIVFYVDKVPIRIFKNNKKYGVGYPSKPMTVVASLWNGEGWATDGGRSKINWSYAPFKANFQRFSDSGCHADGPNINAKVCGSTTYWWNTVQYSMLSANETTAFKNVRAKYMTYDYCSDQPRYPVPPTECRLNQ from the exons atgAAGTTTCAAACGAATAAGagagaatatatattttcagttttggACTTTGTTTTAGTACTGTTCTTGATCTCTACCGTTGATGCAAGGGCTCCTGGAGGTCGAACGTTCGATGACAACTATTATGTTACGTGGGGAAATGTCTTGAAACTCAACCAAGGGACAGAAGTCCAGCTCTCCATGGACCAAACTGCAG GTTCTGGTTTTAATTCTAAACACAAGTTCGGATCAGGATTCTTTGAAATGAGAATCAAGTTGCCTCCAAAAGATACTGCTGGAGTTGTGACAACTTTTTAT TTGACTTCGAAGGGAGATACCCAGGACGAGCTAGACTTCGAGTTCCTGGGGGATAGAGAAGGAAAACCGATACACATTCAGACAAATGTCTTTATCAATGGTCAAGGAAATAGAGAACAAAAGTTTGTTCTTTGGTTTGATCCATCCGCAGATTTCCACACTTATGGGATTCTCTGGAATCCGTATCAAATTGT GTTTTACGTGGACAAAGTTCCAATACgaatattcaaaaataacaaaaaatatggCGTAGGCTATCCATCAAAACCGATGACAGTGGTGGCTAGTCTGTGGAACGGCGAGGGATGGGCAACAGACGGTGGTAGGTCCAAAATTAACTGGTCATATGCTCCTTTTAAAGCCAATTTTCAAAGGTTTTCTGATTCTGGTTGTCACGCGGATGGTCCGAACATTAACGCGAAAGTATGTGGTTCAACAACCTACTGGTGGAATACGGTCCAATATAGTATGTTAAGTGCAAATGAAACTACAGCATTCAAGAATGTCAGAGCGAAGTACATGACATACGATTATTGTTCTGATCAGCCTAGGTATCCTGTTCCTCCTACGGAATGTCGATTGAATCAATGA
- the LOC108861759 gene encoding protein EMSY-LIKE 1, with protein MEAQIHQLEQEAYTAVLRAFKAQSDAISWDKESLITELRKELRVSDDEHRELLSRVNKDDTIQRIRDWRQGGGSQVPSRHATNLGFDVVPSPTFSASRKKQKTFPSYHQSIVPAGNRSFNSRVASGGITADGSAEALIGRKVWTKWPEDNHFYEAIITQYNAVEGRHALVYDINAVNETWEWVDLKEIPPEDIRWDGEDSGVALNVGPGSGSIRGNRRNQSHFGRGRGPRIHQPRREFLPPSTHQNGGGGDDIELFNTDLLVKEVERVFDSTHPDPFELDKAKKMLKEHEQALMAAIARLADTSDGEIDGDPPYSHEHAMQQG; from the exons ATGGAGGCGCAAATTCATCAACTTGAGCAGGAAGCATATACAGCTGTTTTAAGGGCTTTTAAAGCGCAGTCTGATGCTATTTCTTGG GACAAAGAAAGCTTGATAACAGAGTTGCGTAAAGAATTGAGAGTATCTGATGACGAGCATCGAGAGCTTCTGAGTAGGGTCAATAAGGACGATACTATCCAGCGAATAAG GGATTGGAGACAGGGAGGTGGAAGCCAAGTTCCTTCTAGACATGCAACTAATCTGGGTTTTGATGTTGTTCCTAGTCCAACTTTCTCTGCTTCTAGGAAGAAACAGAAGACATTCCCATCT TATCATCAATCAATTGTTCCGGCTGGAAACAGGTCATTCAATAGCCGTGTGGCATCCGGTGGCATAACAGCAGATGGATCTGCTGAAGCACTTATCGGCAGAAAAGTGTGGACCAAATGGCCTGAAGATAACCACTTTTATGAAGCAATTATAACCCAGTACAACGCAGTTGAG GGTCGGCATGCGTTGGTGTATGATATAAACGCAGTAAATGAAACGTGGGAGTGGGTTGATCTCAAAGAG aTACCACCGGAAGATATAAGGTGGGATGGAGAGGATAGTGGGGTAGCCTTAAACGTTGGACCTGGAAGTGGATCAATCCGTGGCAACAGAAGAAACCAAAGCCATTTTGGTAGAGGGAGAGGACCAAGAATTCATCAACCGAGAAGAGAATTTTTACCACCATCAACACATCAgaatggtggtggtggtgatgatatTGAATTGTTCAACACAGACTTGCTTGTGAAGGAG GTGGAGAGAGTTTTCGATTCTACGCATCCTGATCCTTTTGAGCTTGATAAGGCCAAGAAAATGCTCAAG GAACATGAACAGGCGCTTATGGCTGCCATTGCAAGGCTTGCTGATACTTCTGATGGTGAAATTG ATGGAGATCCACCGTATTCGCATGAGCATGCAATGCAACAGGGATGA